A window of Halogeometricum sp. S1BR25-6 genomic DNA:
GGAGATCGGCGGCACGGCGACGCTGGTCGCCATGCACGCCCCCGAGGAGCGTTTCGAGGAGGTAGCGGAACTGGTGAACGCCCACCGCGAAGTCGCGCACAACTACGAGCGCGAACACCCGCACCTCAACATGTGGTTCGTCGTGAGCGTCGCCGAGGAGGACCGCGTCGCGGAAGTCCTCGCCGAGATAGAGGAGGAGACGGGGCAGCGAACGTACAACCTCCCGAAAGAGGACGAGTTCCGCGTCGAGGCGAAGTTCATGCTCGACGGGCCGATTTCGGCGGGCGACGTGGACCTCTCGCATCTCGGCCCCGAGGTCGAACCGGAGGACCGCCGGACGCTGACGCCGGCCGAACGCGACCTCGTGTTGGAGATTCAGGGCGGACTCCCCGTGACCGAGACGCCGTACGCCGACGTGGCGGCCGCCCTCGGTGCGGAAACCGACTGGGTCGTCCGGACGATAAAGCGGTTCGAACTCGAAGGGAAGGTCCGGCGTGTGGGCGTCATCCCGAACCACTACGCTCTCGGCTACACGGAGAACGGGATGACCGTCTGGGACGTGCCCGACGACGTGGTCGACGACGTCGGCCCCGCCGTCGCTTCCCTCGATTTCGTGACGCACTGCTACCGTCGGCCCCGCCACGAGGGCGTCTGGCCGTACAACTTCTTCGCGATGACGCACGGACGTTCCGAGGCGGAGAGCGAGGAGCGCATCGAACGGGTCCGCGAGGTGATGGCCGAGCACTGGGACGTGGGGCCGCGAACCACGGACGAAGAGCAGGGCGACTGGGACACGCTGTTCTCGACGCGCATCCTCAAGAAGACGGGAATCAGGATGGACGAACGGGCGGACGCGAACACGGAATAACCATCAGTGATACCGCTGTACCACGACTTCACGGAGGAATCGGTGCTCGTCTTCGGCGGCGGCGCCGTCGGCGCGCGGAAAGCGCGGCGCTTCGCCGAGGAGGCGGACGTGACCGTCGTCGCGCCGTCGTTCGAGTGCGAAGCGGACGACTACGGCGGCGCCGAACTGGTCGAGGCAGCGCCAGCGCCCGCGTCGGTGGCCGACTGGGTCGCCCGGTACGACCCCGCGTTGGTCGTCGCCGCGACGGACGACGAAGCGGTGAACGACGCCGCCGAACGCGCCGCCCGAGAGGCCGGCGCCATGGTGAACCGCGCGGACGCGAGCGGCGACGAGGAACGGGACGCGCGGAGCGTCGTCGTCCCCGCCACCGTCGAGGACGGCGACGTCCGGGTCGCGATTTCGACCGGCGGGGCGAGTCCCGCCCTCGCGAAGCACCTTCGCGAGCGCATCGAAACCGAAATCGAGGGCGCCGGCGCGATGGCCGACCTGACGGGACGGCTTCGCACGGAACTACGAGAGAGCGACCGAACCCCCCGCGAACGGCGGGACGCGGTGCGCGCCGTCGTGCGGTCGGAACCGGTTTGGAAGGCTTTACGTACGGGGAAATCAAAGGCCCGCCAAGAGGCAGACCGCGTGATACGTAACACTAGAGGGGGTGAGCGATGAGGAGCGCAGGAGTCATCTCCGGCGTTCGCGTCTCCCACGAACGGGCGACCGTCGACGAGATAGAGTCCGCGTCCAGCGAGGACGTGCGCTCCGCCGTCGACGCCCTCCTCACACACGAGGACGTCTCCGAGGCGTTCGCTCTGCAGACGTGCAACCGAGCCGAAGCATACGTCGTCACGGACGCGCAGGCCGACGGCCGCCGCGCGCTCTCCGAGTTCGCTCCCGACGTGCGCGACGGCGTCGTCGTCCAGATGGGCCACGAAGAGAGCCTCCGCCACCTGATGCGGGTCGCGGCG
This region includes:
- a CDS encoding precorrin-2 dehydrogenase/sirohydrochlorin ferrochelatase family protein, with amino-acid sequence MIPLYHDFTEESVLVFGGGAVGARKARRFAEEADVTVVAPSFECEADDYGGAELVEAAPAPASVADWVARYDPALVVAATDDEAVNDAAERAAREAGAMVNRADASGDEERDARSVVVPATVEDGDVRVAISTGGASPALAKHLRERIETEIEGAGAMADLTGRLRTELRESDRTPRERRDAVRAVVRSEPVWKALRTGKSKARQEADRVIRNTRGGER
- a CDS encoding Lrp/AsnC family transcriptional regulator; protein product: MSRADVDRAELTDLDRAVVNAFQGGFPVVERPFEPAAAALRERGVDVSAEELLDRVRALDEAGVLTRFGALVNAEEIGGTATLVAMHAPEERFEEVAELVNAHREVAHNYEREHPHLNMWFVVSVAEEDRVAEVLAEIEEETGQRTYNLPKEDEFRVEAKFMLDGPISAGDVDLSHLGPEVEPEDRRTLTPAERDLVLEIQGGLPVTETPYADVAAALGAETDWVVRTIKRFELEGKVRRVGVIPNHYALGYTENGMTVWDVPDDVVDDVGPAVASLDFVTHCYRRPRHEGVWPYNFFAMTHGRSEAESEERIERVREVMAEHWDVGPRTTDEEQGDWDTLFSTRILKKTGIRMDERADANTE